A single Carettochelys insculpta isolate YL-2023 chromosome 2, ASM3395843v1, whole genome shotgun sequence DNA region contains:
- the LOC142009182 gene encoding uncharacterized protein LOC142009182 has protein sequence MEESAPRDCARAAPLHPAPRAAEASNPQSPPANGAAARLHNAGRGRRGPPQEQGAEPQGLPRCPDVLGCPQLFLPPGPRHRAGARWRPSPTVSPAGGTARPLRCAALGKGASRSAGAKRATPVSLRPRSTWAPARRWLRHAPSASLPGSCAAGTASSFRTPPASLPPRPPAGCLFRKEGACTHSGPASQPLSSTGASAAPAGRSAQTAGQGAWWTSPCGAPPQHPCPAKAEAWRAVSSPAEPELGPARQRAPRPRHGSPATPRQGILRGRGPPSGHGGHCRSPAPRVGTPRSRSPPGPLCRAAFAPPTPGEPTPAERSLELPVLGPARDG, from the coding sequence atggaggagtCGGCGCCCCGCGACTGCGCACGCGCAGCTCCTCTCCACCCCGCCCCGCGCGCGGCAGAGGCCAGCAACCCCCAGTCGCCGCCGGCCAATGGTGCCGCCGCCCGCTTACATAAcgcggggcggggccggcggGGGCCGCCACAGGAACAGGGGGCGGAGCCTCAGGGCCTCCCTCGGTGCCCGGATGTTCTAGGCTGTCCCCAGCTCTTCCTTCCGCCTGGGCCCCGGCACCGGGCGGGAGCGCGCTGGCGTCCGTCCCCCACCGTCTCCCCCGCCGGCGGAACGGCCCGtccgctgcgctgcgctgcgctggggAAAGGGGCGTCGCGGTCCGCCGGAGCCAAACGTGCCACGCCTGTGAGCCTCCGCCCGCGCAGCACGTGGGCCCCGGCGCGGCGCTGGCTGCGGCACGCGCCCAGCGCTTCCCTCCCGGGCAGCTGCGCGGCAGGCACCGCTAGCAGCTTCCGCACGCCGCCCGCCTCGCTTCCCCCGCGGCCGCCTGCCGGCTGTCTGTTCCGGAAGGAGGGCGCCTGCACGCACAGCGGCCCGGCCTCCCAGCCGCTCTCCTCAACGGGGGCGTCCGCAGCCCCGGCCGGCCGCTCTGCCCAAACAGCGGGGCAGGGCGCCTGGTGGACGAGCCCGTgcggggcccctccccagcacccctgtcCTGCGAAGGCTGAGGCCTGGCGAGCTGtcagcagcccagctgagccGGAGCTGGGACCAGCCCGGCagagagccccccgcccccgccatggCTCCCCAGCAACTCCCCGACAGGGAATTCTTAGAGGCCGTGGTCCACCTTCTGGCCATGGTGGTCATTGCCGCTCTCCAGCTCCGCGGGTCGGCACCCCCCGCAGCCGCAGTCCTCCAGGCCCTCTCTGCAGGGCGGCGTTCGCGCCCCCTACGCCGGGCGAGCCGACGCCTGCGGAGCGATCCTTGGAGCTCCCAGTGCTGGGACCGGCGCGTGATGGGTGA